The following coding sequences lie in one Arabidopsis thaliana chromosome 3, partial sequence genomic window:
- the RABC2b gene encoding RAB GTPase homolog C2B (RAB GTPase homolog C2B (RABC2b); FUNCTIONS IN: GTP binding, transcription factor binding, ATP binding; INVOLVED IN: protein transport, small GTPase mediated signal transduction, regulation of transcription, DNA-dependent; LOCATED IN: endomembrane system, intracellular; EXPRESSED IN: sepal, root, carpel; EXPRESSED DURING: 4 anthesis, petal differentiation and expansion stage; CONTAINS InterPro DOMAIN/s: Ras (InterPro:IPR013753), Small GTP-binding protein (InterPro:IPR005225), Ras GTPase (InterPro:IPR001806), Ras small GTPase, Rab type (InterPro:IPR003579), Small GTPase (InterPro:IPR020851), RNA polymerase sigma factor 54, interaction (InterPro:IPR002078), Rab18 (InterPro:IPR015598); BEST Arabidopsis thaliana protein match is: RAB GTPase homolog C2A (TAIR:AT5G03530.1).): MGSSSGQSGYDLSFKILLIGDSGVGKSSLLLSFISSSVEDLAPTIGVDFKIKQMKVRGKRLKLTIWDTAGQEKFRTLTSSYFRGSQGIILVYDVTKRETFLNLADIWAKEIELYSTNHDCIKMLVGNKVDRESERKVSREEGMALAKDLNCLFHECSARTRENVNGCFEELALKIMEVPSLLEEGSSSVKRKPDYRAHQGRCCSS; the protein is encoded by the exons ATGGGATCTTCTTCTGGGCAAAGTGGGTATGATCTATCTTTCAAGATCTTGTTGATTGGAGATTCTGGTGTTGGTAAAAGCAGCTTGCTTCTCAGCTTCATTTCCAGCTCTGTCGAAGATCTTGCTCCCACCATTG GTGTTGACTTTAAGATCAAACAGATGAAAGTAAGAGGGAAAAGGCTGAAACTTACAATCTGGGACACAG CTGGACAAGAAAAGTTCAGAACATTGACAAGTTCTTATTTCAGAGGCTCCCAAGGAATCATTCTCG TTTATGATGTCACGAAAAGAGAGACATTTTTGAACTTGGCAGATATTTGGGCTAAAGAGATTGAGCTATATTCGACTAACCATGACTGCATTAAGATGCTCGTTGGCAACAAAGTTGATAGA GAATCAGAAAGGAAGGTTAGCCGGGAAGAAGGAATGGCTCTAGCGAAAGACCtcaattgtttgtttcatGAATGTAGCGCAAGAACCCGAGAAAACGTGAACGGATGCTTCGAAGAGCTAGCTTTGAAG ATAATGGAGGTACCTAGTCTTTTGGAAGAAGGATCAAGCTCTGTGAAGAGAAAACCGGATTACCGAGCTCATCAAGGCCGGTGTTGCAGCTCGTGA
- the RABC2b gene encoding RAB GTPase homolog C2B, whose product MGSSSGQSGYDLSFKILLIGDSGVGKSSLLLSFISSSVEDLAPTIGVDFKIKQMKVRGKRLKLTIWDTAGQEKFRTLTSSYFRGSQGIILVYDVTKRETFLNLADIWAKEIELYSTNHDCIKMLVGNKVDRESERKVSREEGMALAKDLNCLFHECSARTRENVNGCFEELALKVRKNLDDPFSLSKPVETEENK is encoded by the exons ATGGGATCTTCTTCTGGGCAAAGTGGGTATGATCTATCTTTCAAGATCTTGTTGATTGGAGATTCTGGTGTTGGTAAAAGCAGCTTGCTTCTCAGCTTCATTTCCAGCTCTGTCGAAGATCTTGCTCCCACCATTG GTGTTGACTTTAAGATCAAACAGATGAAAGTAAGAGGGAAAAGGCTGAAACTTACAATCTGGGACACAG CTGGACAAGAAAAGTTCAGAACATTGACAAGTTCTTATTTCAGAGGCTCCCAAGGAATCATTCTCG TTTATGATGTCACGAAAAGAGAGACATTTTTGAACTTGGCAGATATTTGGGCTAAAGAGATTGAGCTATATTCGACTAACCATGACTGCATTAAGATGCTCGTTGGCAACAAAGTTGATAGA GAATCAGAAAGGAAGGTTAGCCGGGAAGAAGGAATGGCTCTAGCGAAAGACCtcaattgtttgtttcatGAATGTAGCGCAAGAACCCGAGAAAACGTGAACGGATGCTTCGAAGAGCTAGCTTTGAAGGTAAGAAAGAATCTTGATGATCCCTTTTCACTTTCAAAACCGGTCGAAACtgaggaaaataaataa
- the PIP5K9 gene encoding phosphatidyl inositol monophosphate 5 kinase (phosphatidyl inositol monophosphate 5 kinase (PIP5K9); FUNCTIONS IN: 1-phosphatidylinositol-4-phosphate 5-kinase activity, phosphatidylinositol phosphate kinase activity, ATP binding; INVOLVED IN: carbohydrate metabolic process, cellular amino acid metabolic process; LOCATED IN: cytosol, nucleus, membrane; EXPRESSED IN: 22 plant structures; EXPRESSED DURING: 13 growth stages; CONTAINS InterPro DOMAIN/s: Phosphatidylinositol-4-phosphate 5-kinase, core, subgroup (InterPro:IPR016034), Phosphatidylinositol-4-phosphate 5-kinase, plant (InterPro:IPR017163), MORN motif (InterPro:IPR003409), Phosphatidylinositol-4-phosphate 5-kinase, core (InterPro:IPR002498); BEST Arabidopsis thaliana protein match is: Phosphatidylinositol-4-phosphate 5-kinase family protein (TAIR:AT1G60890.1); Has 25974 Blast hits to 7709 proteins in 605 species: Archae - 0; Bacteria - 3692; Metazoa - 3999; Fungi - 475; Plants - 1866; Viruses - 0; Other Eukaryotes - 15942 (source: NCBI BLink).), with product MSGLDVRGAVSFAERTKSVDALTKKEILSALNSGEVSETSEDARFRVRELVLPDGESYSGSLLGNVPEGPGKYIWSDGCVYDGEWRRGMRHGIGNMRWASGASYDGEFSGGYMHGSGTYVDANKLTYKGRWRLNLKHGLGYQVYPNGDVFEGSWIQGLGEGPGKYTWANKNVYLGDMKGGKMSGKGTLTWVTGDSYEGSWLNGMMHGVGVYTWSDGGCYVGTWTRGLKDGKGSFYSAGTRVPVVQEFYLNALRKRGVLPDMRRQNQVASSVNMENLRVGVNRNKLSKGSLINLEQSRNGRVSLERRWSLEVSIEKVIGHGYSDLSTAVLDSGSSVQYKANIPILEREYMQGVLISELVVNNGFSRTSRRAKRKHKRLVKEAKKPGEVVIKGHRSYDLMLSLQLGIRYTVGKITPIQRRQVRTADFGPRASFWMTFPRAGSTMTPPHHSEDFKWKDYCPMVFRNLREMFKIDAADYMMSICGNDTLRELSSPGKSGSVFFLSQDDRFMIKTLRKSEVKVLLRMLPDYHHHVKTYENTLITKFFGLHRIKPSSGQKFRFVVMGNMFFTDLRIHRRFDLKGSSLGRSADKVEIDENTILKDLDLNYSFFLETSWREGLLRQLEIDSKFLEAQNIMDYSLLLGVHHRAPQHLRSQLVRSQSITTDALESVAEDDTIEDDMLSYHEGLVLVPRGSENTVTGPHIRGSRLRASAVGDEEVDLLLPGTARLQIQQGVNMPARAELIPGREDKEKQILHDCCDVVLYLGIIDILQEYNMTKKIEHAYKSLHFDSLSISAVDPTFYSQRFLEFIKKVFPQNNKS from the exons ATGTCTGGCCTTGACGTACGAGGAGCAGTTTCTTTTGCTGAAAGAACTAAATCTGTTGATGCACTTACTAAGAAAGAGATCCTATCGGCGCTAAACAGTGGAGAAGTTTCCGAAACTTCTGAGGATGCTAGGTTCAGAGTTAGGGAGCTGGTTCTCCCCGATGGCGAATCCTACAGTGGTTCTTTGCTTGGAAATGTACCCGAGGGACCAGGGAAGTACATATGGTCAGATGGGTGTGTTTACGATGGAGAATGGAGGCGTGGGATGAGACATGGAATTGGAAATATGAGATGGGCTTCCGGGGCATCTTATGATGGTGAATTTTCAGGCGGTTATATGCACGGTTCAGGGACCTATGTGGATGCTAACAAGTTAACGTATAAAGGAAGATGGCGGCTTAATTTGAAACATGGGCTCGGATATCAGGTTTACCCTAATGGAGATGTCTTTGAAGGTTCTTGGATTCAGGGATTGGGAGAAGGACCAGGGAAGTATACTTGGGCTAATAAAAATGTCTATCTCGGGGATATGAAAGGCGGGAAAATGTCAGGAAAGGGTACACTTACTTGGGTTACCGGAGATTCCTATGAAGGAAGTTGGTTGAATGGAATGATGCATGGTGTTGGTGTATATACGTGGAGCGATGGAGGTTGCTATGTTGGGACATGGACACGGGGTTTGAAAGACGGTAAAGGCTCGTTTTATTCAGCGGGAACCAGAGTTCCGGTAGTGCAAGAGTTTTATTTAAATGCTCTTAGAAAGAGAGGTGTTTTGCCAGATATGAGAAGACAGAACCAAGTTGCTTCCTCGGTTAATATGGAAAACCTTAGAGTTGGTGTGAACCGTAATAAGCTCTCAAAAGGGAGCTTAATAAACTTAGAACAGTCCCGCAATGGAAGGGTTTCTTTAGAAAGACGTTGGAGTCTTGAAGTATCTATTGAGAAAGTGATTGGACATGGTTACTCGGATTTATCTACGGCAGTTTTAGATAGCGGAAGTAGTGTGCAGTATAAAGCTAACATACCAATCTTGGAGAGGGAATATATGCAAGGTGTTCTGATCAGTGAGCTTGTGGTAAACAACGGGTTTTCGCGCACATCCAGAAGAGCAAAAAGGAAACACAAAAGACTTGTTAAAGAAGCTAAGAAGCCTGGAGAAGTTGTTATTAAAGGTCACCGGAGTTATGATCTGATGCTCAGTTTGCAGCTTGGAATCAG ATACACAGTGGGGAAAATTACGCCAATACAAAGACGACAAGTTCGGACAGCAGACTTTGGACCTCGGGCTAGTTTTTGGATGACTTTTCCTCGAGCTGGCTCCACGATGACTCCTCCGCACCACTCGGAGGATTTTAAATGGAAGGACTATTGCCCAATGGTATTCAG AAACCTGAGGGAGATGTTCAAGATCGATGCAGCTGATTATATGATGTCCATTTGTGGAAATGATACTTTAAGAGAACTTTCTTCTCCAGGGAAGAGCGGCAGCGTCTTCTTCCTGTCGCAGGATGATCGGTTCATGATCAAAACACTCAGGAAATCTGAAGTCAAG GTTCTTCTGAGGATGCTTCCAGATTACCATCATCATGTGAAGACATATGAGAACACCCTCATTACTAAATTCTTTGGCCTTCACAGAATCAAACCATCAAGTGGTCAAAAG TTCCGTTTTGTGGTGATGGGTAACATGTTCTTTACAGATCTAAGAATCCATCGGAGATTTGACCTTAAAGGTTCGTCCTTGGGACGCTCTGCAGACAAAGTCGAGATAGACGAGAACACGATACTTAAAGATTTAGATCTGAACTACAGCTTCTTCTTGGAGACTTCTTGGCGGGAAGGTTTACTGAG GCAACTAGAGATCGATAGCAAGTTCTTGGAAGCACAGAACATAATGGATTACAGTCTTTTGCTCGGTGTGCATCATCGAGCTCCACAGCACTTAAGATCCCAATTGGTCCGTTCTCAAAGTATAACAACTGATGCTCTGGAAAGTGTAGCTGAAGATG ATACAATCGAGGACGACATGCTGTCTTACCACGAAGGATTGGTTCTCGTTCCTCGGGGAAGTGAAAATACTGTAACTGGCCCTCACATCAGAGGCAGCAGATTACGAGCATCCGCtgttggtgatgaagaagTAGATCTCCTTCTTCCTGGAACAGCCAG GCTGCAGATACAGCAAGGAGTGAACATGCCGGCAAGAGCAGAGCTGATACCGGGaagagaagataaagagaagcAGATTTTACATGACTGCTGCGACGTCGTACTCTACCTTGGCATTATAGACATCTTACAAGAGTACAACATGACCAAGAAGATTGAACATGCTTATAAATCTCTTCACTTTGATTCTCTTTCGATCTCAGCCGTTGATCCAACATTCTACTCCCAACGTTTTCTTGAGTTCATCAAGAAAGTATTTCCACAGAACAACAAATCATAG